A single window of Ananas comosus cultivar F153 linkage group 19, ASM154086v1, whole genome shotgun sequence DNA harbors:
- the LOC109724893 gene encoding protein CYPRO4-like produces MGGSHSREGLELSDSEEEEGEEEEEEHSREYADAENEEGDDASSSDRSRPKTLNTNPATATTPSSIDALDRKLRSLQLKYSRSSPPPLSSAQTPNPNLNPSSINSVKLYLHIGGSSPSARWITSEKLTSFSFRRSPDPSSGSEDDYSPAASGASAGAPWFLVVGSKIRARVGPELQLKAFPDQRRVDFVADGVWALKFLNPDGYRRFYKQYQDCLFENTYGFDATDDNRLKVYGKDFMGWAQPDVADDSIWEDAEESFLKSPKPVATPSRASQDLLEEFEEAVDEGGIQSLALGALENSFLVSNSGIQVVKNFSHGIHGKGVSVRYSGNGNKPGVFSTPKKALLMKAETNMLLMSPVNEGKPHTTGVHQLDIETGKVVTAWKFEKDGTDITMRDITNDNKGSQLDPTESTFLGLDDNRLCRWDMRDRRGIVQNLANSMESPVLEWTQGHQFTRGTNFQCFATTGDGSIVVGSLDGKIRLYSKNSMRMAKTAFPGLGSPITHVDVTFDGKWILGTTDTYLILISTVFKDKDGKEKNGFSGRMGNKIAAPRLLKLTPLDSHLAGANNKFHGGQFSWVTENGKQERHLVATVGKFSIIWNFMQVKNSGHECYRNQQGLKSCYCYKIVPKDESIVDSRFMHDKFAVSDSPEAPLVVATPMKVSSFSISSRR; encoded by the exons ATGGGCGGATCACACAGCCGCGAGGGTTTGGAGCTCTCCGActccgaggaggaggagggggaggaggaggaagaagagcaCAGCCGTGAATACGCCGACGCCGAGAACGAGGAAGGAGACGACGCGTCGAGCTCCGATCGGAGCCGTCCCAAAACCCTCAACACCAATCCTGCCACCGCCACAACTCCTTCCTCCATCGACGCCCTCGATCGCAAGCTCCGATCCCTCCAGCTCAAGTACTCCAgatcctcccctcctcctctttcCTCCGCCCAGACCCCCAACCCTAACCTTAACCCTAGTTCGATCAATTCGGTGAAGCTCTACCTCCACATCGGCGGGAGCTCCCCCTCCGCCCGCTGGATCACCTCCGAGAAGCtcacctccttctccttccgCCGCTCCCCCGATCCCTCCTCGGGATCCGAGGACGACTACTCTCCCGCCGCCTCCGGCGCCAGCGCCGGTGCGCCGTGGTTCTTGGTGGTCGGATCCAAGATCCGCGCCCGGGTGGGGCCGGAGCTACAGCTGAAGGCGTTCCCGGATCAGCGGCGCGTCGACTTCGTCGCAGACGGCGTCTGGGCCCTCAAATTCCTCAATCCCGATGGTTACCGTCGTTTCTACAAGCAGTATCAGGATTGCCTCTTCGAGAACACCTACGGTTTCGATGCTACAGATGATAACCGTTTGAAGGTCTATGGCAAGGATTTCATGGGCTGGGCGCAGCCGGATGTTGCCGACGATTCCATATGGGAGGACGCGGAAGAGAGCTTCCTAAAAAGCCCTAAGCCCGTTGCGACGCCATCTAGGGCGAGCCAGGATCTGTTAGAGGAGTTTGAGGAAGCCGTCGACGAGGGTGGAATCCAAAGTCTCGCGCTCGGTGCGCTGGAAAACAGCTTCCTGGTAAGCAATTCCGGAATCCAGGTAGTCAAGAATTTCAGCCACGGGATCCACGGAAAGGGGGTTTCGGTGAGGTATTCCGGTAACGGGAACAAACCGGGAGTCTTCTCGACTCCAAAGAAGGCTCTTTTGATGAAGGCCGAGACCAATATGCTGTTGATGAGCCCTGTGAACGAGGGGAAGCCCCACACGACGGGTGTGCACCAGCTCGATATCGAGACCGGGAAGGTGGTGACAGCGTGGAAGTTTGAGAAGGACGGGACCGACATTACGATGAGAGATATCACCAATGACAACAAGGGATCGCAGCTGGACCCTACGGAGTCGACATTCTTGGGTTTAGATGACAACAGGTTGTGCCGCTGGGATATGAGGGATAGGAGAGGGATTGTTCAGAATCTTGCTAACTCCATGGAATCCCCTGTGCTGGAATGGACACAGGGGCACCAGTTTACTAGGGGGACTAATTTTCAGTGCTTTGCAACGACCGGTGATGGGTCTATTGTGGTCGGGTCATTAGACGGGAAGATTCGATTGTATTCAAAGAACTCGATGAGGATGGCAAAGACAGCTTTTCCGGGATTAGGGTCTCCGATCACCCACGTGGATGTGACATTCGATGGAAAGTGGATTTTGGGCACGACAGATACTTACCTGATCTTGATATCCACTGTTTTTAAGGACAAGGATGGGAAGGAGAAGAATGGGTTTAGCGGGCGGATGGGCAACAAGATCGCAGCACCAAGGTTGCTGAAGCTTACGCCTTTGGACTCGCACCTTGCTGGAGCAAACAATAAGTTCCATGGTGGGCAATTCTCATGG GTCACCGAGAACGGGAAGCAGGAGAGGCATCTGGTGGCGACTGTGGGGAAGTTCAGCATCATATGGAACTTCATGCAGGTGAAGAACAGCGGCCACGAGTGTTATCGGAACCAGCAGGGGCTGAAGAGCTGCTACTGCTACAAGATCGTCCCCAAGGACGAGTCCATCGTCGACAGCCGCTTCATGCACGACAAGTTCGCGGTGAGCGACTCCCCGGAGGCCCCTCTCGTGGTTGCGACACCCATGAAGGTCAGTTCCTTCAGTATATCTAGTCGCCGCTAG